One segment of Rosa chinensis cultivar Old Blush chromosome 6, RchiOBHm-V2, whole genome shotgun sequence DNA contains the following:
- the LOC112174639 gene encoding MYB-like transcription factor EOBI, with amino-acid sequence MAGVANSVCTSPNEEENELRKGPWTLAEDTLLINYIANHGEGHWNALAKCAGLKRKGKSCRLRWLNYLKPNTKRGNLTSQEQLLILELHSKWGNRWTKIAQHLPGRTDDEIKTYWRTRVQKQVRQLNIESNSERFLDAVRCFWMPTLHQKMEQPSSLSLDPSSSSLSNSQIAVAPSLSPQTYSVSSSPPCKVVSHVSDYSPIGNSSPSHSSLSSDSLISQLPQIQEQPASSSHAFEALNDNYYVDYDMKGFSFDPVSEMASFDTSQFDCQTAESDWIADNYMTDTLWSMQGM; translated from the exons ATGGCTGGTGTTGCAAACAGTGTGTGCACAAGTCCTAATGAAGAAGAGAATGAGCTGAGAAAAGGGCCATGGACACTTGCCGAAGACACCCTGCTCATAAATTACATTGCCAACCACGGCGAAGGCCATTGGAATGCCTTAGCGAAATGTGCAG GATTGAAGAGGAAAGGAAAAAGCTGCAGATTGAGGTGGCTTAATTATCTGAAACCCAACACCAAGCGTGGGAACCTTACTTCACAAGAACAACTCTTGATCCTTGAACTCCATTCCAAGTGGGGTAACAG GTGGACAAAAATAGCGCAACATTTGCCAGGAAGAACAGACGATGAGATTAAGACCTACTGGAGAACAAGGGTACAGAAACAGGTGCGCCAACTTAATATTGAGTCTAATAGCGAGAGGTTTCTTGATGCGGTTCGATGTTTCTGGATGCCGACTTTGCATCAGAAAATGGAGCAACCTTCTTCACTTAGTTTagacccttcttcttcttctctaagTAATTCGCAAATTGCTGTAGCTCCTTCTCTGTCTCCTCAAACCTACTCAGTTTCTTCTTCTCCACCATGCAAGGTGGTCTCACACGTATCTGATTATTCCCCAATTGGAAATTCAAGCCCAAGTCATAGTAGTCTTTCCTCGGATTCTCTTATTTCACAGCTGCCTCAAATTCAAGAACAACCAGCAAGTTCATCCCATGCCTTTGAAGCTCTAAATGACAATTATTATGTGGACTATGACATGAAGGGTTTTAGCTTTGACCCTGTTTCAGAAATGGCCTCTTTTGACACTTCACAGTTTGATTGCCAGACTGCAGAAAGCGATTGGATAGCAGACAATTACATGACTGACACTTTATGGAGCATGCAGGGGATGTGA